One Helicoverpa armigera isolate CAAS_96S chromosome 1, ASM3070526v1, whole genome shotgun sequence genomic window carries:
- the Dikar gene encoding uncharacterized protein Dikar isoform X4, translating into MYLRRLFRRKCTDTGRYNPFNTDIDFQFLPLRTKVEILYALCDFRLDADDVFDLFKNLEAESLRVEPLGWDDNYSAYWYFYGTRLYREDIIKKPKGKNKKKKNKENKKRGWFYGDDWLDDEDTERVWQVVCFTEEDWTHLTEKFSKATSKVEKELYRSLSQNFLPEIPRLFQEKERLQRKRLLELAPRRTSSRVLQKIKQKEEETKQTPHDVKEEEERKETPDLARENRAKRRNLLRSKSVSSDSSESSSSTKEEMPQKVAKSSKSHDKRSNNSSATHKGEPPPEPLIKTGRKTNNSLASATGQIVIPDNDEPVSSTRKKLKTSQIFSQTDEDIQTDMYKVLKQLTTHDDAWPFMDPVEEEYAPNYYAVIRRPMDLRKMEERLDSGYYTDFSMFKADFKLIVNNCRLYNGQDNEYTVMVDNLQTAFDRLTEKYIHRLSSSDEEIAVEYQLPTPSRKHKLKSNESPSHHKRKKRKSQSEGGEPKSSSSDIVQEEKPEEEVTEPETKKVKESHKNKQSKGKKKRKGHHRHGKHSKNHRKDSHKSDHSDSKTRHSKKQKHGKNKDKDGKKSKQKKKKSKHHEPEASESMKRSASQESLESSNRSRSASPLPSIHTPSPSPTELDQSEPPDQLNDPDFVKDKYDKIKERRRHAAKDAWESLFDYKQKTVDKQKQNLHIPEKEKNQKLRETIEKLKAKSEKYKEGSLFNTLFSSSQSNLEMSESSNTNDFTIKDSEDESIENQKTKTAPKKGCKKNSAKNESASEALEQAVKDISKWLDDAPKGSNVSSPCDSPAQTISTEEHDNSRLDDELSQGEKPLLTRKELSRKRPSSREPKLLKRREIQRTIERLQPGKSKGNLLTNLSNKNTEKTEDVQPVGPQNKVRDAQKPEESSPKLSLGSVLPAVEFALGNDHNFGNSEENKSEEQKENIKTTEIQKEEKAEQAATDKKPEEVAVQPNKKDAEVETEPQIVTKPNQEKATPNLSAWFKAFGAPKSTGPTTAKKKPDEVDSEEKAPEPASTEAKVSSPKNPPKYDSPTGPDTPNPEGGDSPLPVSNTPRQRRTSTGSSVSERSSFSQDLDSPRHQMSHTSPLLRSPASPRTDDFQKITYPIINGTVRAGFYQDTTSIKSSPEKSCSPREAPQSPYSPYSQHVYASNNITGPATPNYFVDHNKSPLPAYNQNPPPYFDNAKTPAANKTTREDFTPLPQDSYQQNQYTGPFSPAYTPYSQNSATYPQGQNPPQTSIPNSSASTNPTQMMAELKTALFPVKKRSYNEPEHASIPILKDNKEAPSAAPKTDYQKMSSSLHSMAPTSVDDIALALSEKSELAKMNSLREKASMEYNNESRDVKYEMNESIQNNKSIVNADMDKPICIMKKDNVDMVNMGYLNPEIDRRSNNETHAHEVDYLPRDISKSNINSQQKSYDVDTIAMNLGLNSQHLQKSMSKANMNSGNIPPAHSQPHNDMNLNQNIIHAHHNQYESITSGQNVSNFSISDIDLANKKLYSCNTTPSSTALDYGNWKMGNHMRKQDLLPSDYSTPYSANNVEKLKNEMSAISANTIAYNKSLQHQQYNSYNVARPTLQRAQELQQNLPGELRIPNPRGLLKNDHMTTTSSISDTDVIAKNIDTLAKSQKTDKHVQNHPLVSSNLYKTPYSNPTSLPIDTLRNLPNIPQMLERYTNDERYLSSFASSQAASLYHDKSFQMAQMFNKSISSEIHPVSTSVSIYSQPSMSMSKDNSIYKTTSAATSQVDMKAKNKRKRTSDAKQTTQISQAYHPSSCGTDVLSSVKSSMMPGNAFNFGTSTNMALSSGLYGDNGSFTIEDFRNSTANQLMAANYMVAAVAHQQRNNAEANAEKLVKPAHQNSTHTASTFPFIGHSQVRAGYPFVGTDPTSPLYQQYLQRHQEELLRQTGAQIMSLYPGGYPPTLGVRQPYDINRPSWL; encoded by the exons atGTACCTAAGGCGATTATTTAGAAGAAAATGTACGGATACAGGGAGATATAACCCATTCAACACAGACATTGATTTCCAGTTTTTGCCCTTGCGTACCAAAGTAGAGATCTTATATGCTCTATGTGACTTCCGACTTGATGCTGATgatgtttttgatttgtttaaaaacctTGAAGCTGAAAGCTTGAGAGTTGAGCCACTTGG tTGGGATGATAATTATTCGGCGTATTGGTATTTCTATGGCACTAGATTATACAGAgaagacataataaaaaaaccaaaaggtaaaaataagaagaaaaagaataaagaaaataagaagCGGGGCTGGTTTTATGGTGATGATTGGCTCGATGACGAGGACACAGAGCGAGTGTGGCAAGTGGTTTGTTTTACTGAGGAAGATTGGACCCACCTGACAGAGAAGTTCAGCAAGGCGACTAGCAAAGTTGAGAAGGAACTGTACCGCTCCTTATCACAGAACTTCTTGCCTGAAATACCGAGGCTCTTTCAGGAGAAGGAACGGCTACAACGGAAAcg GTTGTTAGAGCTAGCGCCTAGAAGAACATCGAGTCGTGTTTtgcaaaaaattaaacaaaaggaGGAAGAAACAAAACAGACTCCGCATGACGTCAAGGAAGAGGAGGAAAGGAAAGAAACACCTGATCTTGCGCGGGAGAATCGAGCGAAGCGGAGGAATTTGTTGAG ATCAAAATCAGTATCGTCTGATTCTTCTGAAAGTTCGTCGAGCACAAAAGAAGAAATGCCACAGAAGGTAGCGAAGTCGTCGAAAAGCCATGATAAGCGGTCTAACAACTCGTCCGCTACACATAAAGGCGAACCTCCACCAGAGCCGCTCATAAAAACTGGAAGGAAAACTAACAACTCCCTGGCGTCCGCTACAGGACAGATTGTGATACCTGACAATGACGAACCCGTTAGCAGTACAAGAAAGAAACTCAAGACATCacaaat ATTTAGTCAAACAGATGAAGATATCCAGACTGACATGTATAAAGTTCTGAAACAATTGACGACTCATGACGACGCCTGGCCGTTTATGGACCCCGTGGAAGAAGAATATGCGCCTAACTATTACGCGGTTATTCGCCGACCAATGGATTTGCGTAAAATGGAGGAACGCCTCGATAGTGGCTATTACACAGACTTTTCTATGTTCAAGGCTGATTTTAAGCTTATTGTCAACAATTGTCGCCTGTATAATGGCCAAGATAATG AATACACTGTGATGGTAGATAATTTACAAACTGCATTTGATCGACTGACtgaaaagtacatacatagacTTTCATCATCTGATGAAGAAATTGCGGTCGAATATCAGTTACCAACTCCATCAAGAAAACACAAACTAAAATCGAATGAATCTCCAAGTCATCATAAgagaaaaaaacgaaagtcTCAATCGGAAGGAG GAGAACCGAAGTCCAGTTCATCAGATATAGTACAAGAAGAAAAGCCTGAAGAGGAAGTCACTGAACCAGAGACGAAGAAAGTCAAAGAatctcataaaaataaacaaagtaaagGCAAGAAGAAACGCAAAGGACATCATCGGCATGGCAAACATTCCAAAAATCATAGGAAAGATTCTCATAAATCTGATCACTCAGATTCGAAAACGAGACACAGCAAGAAACAAAAACATGGTAAAAACAAGGACAAGGACGGTAAGAAGTCCAaacagaagaagaaaaagagcAAACACCACGAGCCTGAAGCTAGCGAATCTATGAAACGTAGCGCCTCCCAGGAGTCGTTAGAGAGTTCCAACAGAAGCAGGAGCGCCAGCCCGTTGCCATCCATTCACACGCCATCACCTTCACCCACGGAACTGGATCAATCAGAACCCCCAGATCAACTCAATGATCCCGATTTCGTCAAAGATAAAtacgataaaataaaagaaagaagaCGACATGCCGCTAAAGATGCATGGGAATCACTTTttgattacaaacaaaaaactgttgacaaacaaaaacaaaatcttcacatacctgaaaaagaaaagaatCAAAAGCTAAGAGAAACAATTGAAAAACTAAAAGccaaaagtgaaaaatataaagaggGATCACTGTTCAATACTTTGTTCTCTTCGAGTCAAAGTAATTTGGAAATGTCTGAGTCTAGTAATACAAAcgattttactatcaaagattCTGAAGACGAATCGATTGAAAATCAGAAGACAAAGACAGCGCCTAAAAAGGGTTGTAAGAAAAATTCAGCCAAAAACGAGTCCGCCTCTGAGGCATTAGAGCAAGCTGTGAAAGACATCAGCAAATGGCTAGATGATGCTCCCAAGGGCTCTAATGTGAGTTCGCCTTGCGACAGTCCGGCTCAAACCATTTCTACAGAAGAACACGATAACAGTCGCCTAGACGATGAACTTTCTCAAGGAGAGAAGCCTCTGCTTACCAGAAAAGAATTGTCTAGAAAACGACCTTCATCACGTGAGCCTAAGCTGCTGAAGAgaagagaaattcaaagaactATCGAAAGATTACAGCCTGGAAAAAGTAAAGGTAATCTACTCACTAATTTGAGTAATAAAAACACAGAGAAAACAGAGGATGTTCAGCCAGTGGGTCCTCAGAACAAAGTACGCGATGCTCAAAAGCCAGAGGAGTCTAGCCCTAAACTTAGCCTCGGCTCTGTTTTACCAGCTGTGGAGTTCGCGCTAGGCAATGATCATAACTTCGGGAACagtgaagaaaataaaagtgaggagcaaaaagaaaatattaaaaccacGGAAATTCAAAAAGAGGAGAAAGCTGAACAAGCTGCCACAGATAAAAAACCAGAGGAAGTTGCTGTCCAGCCAAACAAAAAGGATGCTGAAGTGGAAACTGAACCACAGATTGTTACTAAACCAAATCAAGAGAAGGCTACTCCCAACCTGAGCGCGTGGTTCAAAGCTTTTGGTGCCCCTAAAAGTACTGGCCCTACTACagctaaaaagaaacctgatgaaGTTGATTCTGAAGAAAAAGCACCTGAACCTGCGAGCACAGAAGCTAAAGTTAGCAGTCCTAAGAATCCACCTAAATATGACTCTCCTACAGGGCCCGATACACCTAACCCTGAAGGTGGAGATAGTCCATTACCGGTGAGCAATACGCCGAGGCAGAGAAGAACTAGCACTGGCAGTTCCGTGTCGGAGAGATCATCATTCAGTCAAGATCTAGATTCGCCGCGACATCAAATGTCGCATACGTCTCCACTGTTGCGCTCGCCAGCGTCTCCGAGGACGGATGATTTCCAAAAGATTACATATCCTATAATAAACGGCACTGTCAGGGCTGGATTTTATCAAGATACGACATCTATTAAAAGTAGCCCCGAGAAGAGCTGCAGTCCGCGCGAGGCACCACAGTCTCCATATTCACCTTATTCTCAACATGTTTATGCCTCAAACAATATAACGGGGCCTGCAACGCCCAACTATTTCGTAGATCACAACAAGAGCCCGCTTCCCGCCTATAATCAGAATCCGCCGCCATACTTTGACAATGCAAAAACTCCAGCAGCAAATAAAACTACTCGGGAAGATTTCACCCCATTGCCTCAAGACTCATATCAACAAAATCAGTACACAGGTCCATTCTCGCCAGCTTATACGCCGTACTCACAAAACTCAGCAACTTATCCACAAGGTCAGAATCCGCCTCAAACTTCAATACCAAACAGTTCTGCTTCTACCAATCCGACGCAAATGATGGCTGAACTCAAAACTGCACTGTTTCCTGTTAAAAAACGGTCTTACAATGAACCTGAGCATGCTTCAATTCCAATACTGAAAGATAACAAGGAAGCTCCAAGCGCAGCACCTAAAACCGATTATCAGAAAATGTCATCGTCTCTACATTCAATGGCGCCGACGTCAGTAGACGATATAGCTTTGGCGTTGAGTGAAAAGTCGGAACTTGCCAAAATGAACTCGCTACGGGAGAAAGCTTCCATGGAATATAACAATGAAAGCAGGGATGTCaaatatgaaatgaatgaatcaatacaaaacaacaaaagtaTTGTTAATGCCGACATGGATAAGCCAATTTGCATTATGAAGAAAGATAATGTTGATATGGTTAATATGGGCTATTTAAATCCAGAAATTGATCGAAGAAGTAATAACGAAACACATGCTCACGAAGTTGATTATTTGCCACGAGACATATCTAAATCGAATATTAACTCACAGCAAAAGAGTTATGATGTCGACACTATTGCTATGAATTTGGGATTGAACAGCCAACATCTACAAAAGAGTATGTCTAAGGCGAACATGAATTCAGGCAACATACCGCCGGCTCACAGTCAACCTCATAATGATATGAACTTGAATCAGAATATTATTCACGCACATCACAACCAATATGAAAGTATTACGAGCGGTCAAAACGTAAGTAACTTTTCAATAAGCGACATAGACCTGGCCAACAAGAAATTGTATTCTTGTAATACCACCCCTTCATCAACGGCACTGGATTATGGAAATTGGAAAATGGGTAATCACATGCGCAAACAAGACTTATTACCTTCCGATTACTCCACGCCTTATAGTGCTAATAACGTTGAAAAATTGAAGAATGAAATGAGCGCAATAAGTGCTAATACAATCGCTTACAACAAAAGTCTTCAGCATCAACAGTACAATTCATATAATGTTGCCAGACCGACGTTACAGCGAGCTCAGGAGCTGCAGCAGAATCTTCCAGGTGAATTAAGAATACCCAACCCAAGAGGTCTTCTTAAGAATGATCACATGACTACTACTTCCTCAATAAGTGATACTGATGTAATTGCCAAAAATATAGACACACTTGCCAAATCTCAAAAAACTGATAAACATGTACAAAATCATCCATTAGTAAGTTCAAACTTATATAAAACACCGTATAGTAATCCGACTTCGCTTCCAATAGATACTTTACGCAATTTACCCAATATTCCGCAAATGCTGGAACGATACACCAACGACGAGAGGTATTTGTCCAGCTTTGCCAGTAGCCAAGCAGCTTCGCTATATCACGATAAATCATTTCAAATGGCGCAAATGTTTAACAAAAGCATTTCTTCGGAAATACATCCTGTCAGCACATCCGTCAGTATTTATTCTCAGCCATCCATGTCTATGAGTAAGGATAACAGTATTTATAAGACAACCAGTGCAGCAACTTCACAAGTAGACATGAAGGCAAAGAATAAAAGAAAGAGAACATCTGACGCTAAACAAACCACTCAGATCAGTCAAGCATACCACCCCAGCTCATGCGGCACTGATGTCTTGTCTTCTGTCAAATCTAGTATGATGCCTGGCAATGCGTTCAATTTCGGAACTTCAACAAACATGGCTCTGAGTAGCGGACTGTACGGAGATAATGGCAGCTTTACAATAGAGGATTTCCGCAACAGCACCGCTAATCAGCTTATGGCAGCCAACTACATGGTTGCAGCAGTTGCTCATCAGCAGCGTAATAATGCCGAAGCGAATGCAGAAAAATTGGTGAAACCAGCGCATCAAAACTCAACGCACACTGCAAGCACTTTCCCCTTCATTGGGCATTCGCAAGTGCGGGCTGGGTATCCCTTCGTTGGCACGGATCCCACGTCGCCTTTATACCAGCAGTATCTACAGCGTCATCAAGAAGAGTTGCTGCGGCAAACTGGTGCCCAGATCATGAGCTTGTATCCCGGAGGCTACCCTCCGACCCTCGGCGTCAGACAACCGTACGATATCAATCGACCCTCGTGGCTCTAA